In the Natrinema amylolyticum genome, one interval contains:
- a CDS encoding DUF460 domain-containing protein has protein sequence MSTRTSALDAVVFGVDIQSGDVRGDAPSYALAVYDGDDVTRDVVTHRKLRRLIDDEEPAIVATDNMYELAADKDQLIHFLGSLPAGTTLVQVTGAEQPEPLSRVANRHNVPYGKDPMQEAEAAARLAAHNVGHEVSAFTDTTEVKVARGRSTGSGGWSEDRYTRRIHGSVRKRAREVESELEAANLEYEREVREAYGGFANAIFTVQARPSDIPVSRNRSGDVRVEIERERRDGIEFEPLVKRRDHVLVGIDPGTTTAVAIVGLEGEVLDVWSSRTSDTADVIEWIVERGRPIVVAADVTPMPETVEKFRRSFDAAGWTPESDLPVDEKQHRTRDHPYDDDHQRDAMAAALYALDAHADQFERIADKLPPGIDRGEVTARVVADEESVEAVLTELNDDESGDDEESTEHEPRELSEEEKRIKDLERQVERLQSHVERLEGRVEDRDDRIDELETELGVARREERKEVRRDREVSRLERKANRLERERDEAREEVETLEKKVDRMKALWKLDHSNFSDVSAEKEGLVPVKVVEKFTKGAIREADEQYGIASGDVVYIRDASGAGRSTAELLAEFDPRVILKDGGLSQIADEILFESEIPVGPADDVAMQEVDELAVAREDDVEAAIDDWHERAEDRKRDRKAAMVDQLISEHRAGDNEV, from the coding sequence GTGAGTACGCGAACGAGTGCGCTCGATGCAGTCGTCTTCGGTGTCGACATCCAGAGCGGTGACGTGCGCGGTGATGCGCCGTCGTACGCACTAGCGGTCTACGACGGCGACGATGTCACCCGGGACGTCGTCACCCACCGGAAACTCAGGCGACTGATCGACGACGAGGAGCCGGCGATCGTCGCGACTGACAACATGTACGAGTTGGCCGCCGACAAGGACCAGCTCATCCACTTCCTCGGATCGCTGCCCGCCGGAACAACGCTCGTCCAAGTGACAGGTGCCGAACAGCCCGAGCCCCTCTCCCGCGTCGCGAACCGCCACAACGTCCCCTACGGGAAGGATCCGATGCAGGAGGCCGAGGCCGCCGCCCGACTGGCCGCCCACAACGTCGGCCACGAGGTATCGGCCTTCACCGACACGACCGAGGTCAAGGTCGCGCGCGGCCGCTCGACCGGCAGCGGCGGGTGGAGCGAAGACCGCTACACTCGCCGTATCCACGGCTCCGTCAGGAAACGAGCCCGCGAGGTCGAGTCCGAACTCGAGGCGGCCAACCTCGAGTACGAGCGGGAGGTTCGGGAGGCCTACGGCGGCTTCGCGAACGCGATCTTCACCGTCCAGGCTCGACCCAGTGACATCCCGGTCTCCCGCAATCGATCGGGCGACGTCCGCGTCGAGATCGAGCGCGAGCGCCGCGACGGTATCGAGTTCGAGCCGCTCGTCAAGCGCCGCGATCACGTGCTCGTCGGCATCGACCCCGGGACGACGACCGCCGTCGCCATCGTCGGCCTCGAGGGCGAGGTGTTAGACGTCTGGAGTTCGCGAACCAGCGACACCGCCGACGTGATCGAGTGGATCGTCGAGCGCGGCCGACCGATCGTCGTCGCGGCCGACGTGACGCCGATGCCCGAAACGGTCGAGAAGTTCCGCCGGAGCTTCGACGCCGCGGGCTGGACGCCCGAGAGCGACCTCCCGGTCGACGAGAAGCAACACCGCACGCGCGATCATCCGTACGACGACGATCACCAGCGCGACGCGATGGCCGCCGCGCTGTACGCCCTCGACGCCCACGCGGACCAGTTCGAGCGAATCGCCGACAAACTCCCGCCGGGAATCGACCGCGGCGAAGTCACCGCCCGCGTCGTCGCCGACGAGGAGAGCGTCGAGGCCGTCCTGACGGAGCTGAACGACGACGAGAGCGGCGACGACGAGGAGTCGACCGAACACGAACCCCGCGAACTGAGCGAGGAAGAAAAACGGATCAAGGACCTCGAGCGACAGGTCGAACGGCTCCAGTCGCACGTCGAACGGCTCGAGGGCCGCGTCGAGGACCGCGACGATCGAATCGACGAACTCGAGACCGAACTCGGCGTCGCCCGCCGCGAAGAGCGCAAGGAGGTCCGCCGGGATCGGGAAGTCAGCAGACTCGAGCGGAAGGCCAACCGACTCGAGCGCGAGCGCGACGAGGCCCGCGAGGAGGTCGAGACGCTTGAGAAGAAGGTCGACCGCATGAAGGCCCTCTGGAAGCTCGATCACTCGAACTTCAGCGACGTCTCCGCGGAGAAGGAGGGACTGGTCCCGGTCAAGGTCGTCGAGAAGTTCACGAAGGGCGCGATCCGCGAGGCCGACGAGCAGTACGGTATCGCGAGCGGCGACGTAGTCTACATTCGAGACGCCAGCGGCGCGGGCCGATCCACGGCCGAACTGCTCGCGGAGTTCGACCCTCGCGTCATCCTCAAGGACGGCGGCCTCTCCCAGATCGCCGACGAAATACTCTTCGAGAGCGAGATTCCGGTCGGGCCCGCCGACGACGTCGCCATGCAGGAGGTCGACGAACTCGCCGTCGCCCGCGAGGACGACGTCGAAGCCGCGATCGACGACTGGCACGAACGTGCCGAAGATCGAAAGCGGGATCGCAAAGCCGCGATGGTCGACCAACTCATCAGCGAACACCGCGCGGGCGACAACGAAGTGTGA
- a CDS encoding DUF7470 family protein, with translation MLRNLGALGIAGIVILLAGIGLIASQNLLIALGMALIVAGLGLVVKSLISGMLQNFGMF, from the coding sequence ATGTTGCGAAATCTCGGCGCACTCGGTATCGCGGGTATCGTGATCCTGCTCGCCGGTATCGGCCTCATCGCGTCCCAGAACCTCCTGATCGCTCTGGGAATGGCCCTTATCGTCGCCGGCCTCGGACTGGTCGTCAAATCGCTGATTTCGGGAATGCTACAGAATTTCGGAATGTTCTGA
- the eif1A gene encoding translation initiation factor eIF-1A, whose translation MSDDGDGGRKNLRMPEDDEVFATVTNMLGANRVKVRCADGTERTARIPGKMQKRIWIREDDVVLVEPWDWQDEKADITWRYEKSEADQLREEGHIQ comes from the coding sequence ATGAGCGACGACGGAGATGGCGGTCGGAAGAACCTCCGGATGCCCGAGGATGACGAGGTCTTCGCGACCGTCACGAACATGCTCGGGGCGAATCGGGTCAAAGTACGCTGTGCCGACGGGACGGAGCGCACCGCGCGCATCCCCGGCAAAATGCAAAAGCGCATCTGGATCCGCGAAGACGACGTCGTGCTCGTCGAACCCTGGGACTGGCAGGACGAGAAGGCCGATATCACCTGGCGCTACGAGAAGAGCGAGGCCGATCAGCTGCGGGAAGAAGGCCACATCCAATAG
- a CDS encoding S8 family peptidase, protein MKLSRRRVLGGIGAGAAAGLLGVPAAAAESETDTERVFVHPETGLLDGLGDLFALIDAVGGTTVLEFDNFEFVVAEVPSTGLAELRRDRRVASVEDDDETGIPGDWSPSLSDIFDPPGGSDCSTHPDQRPSWGVERIGAHDVDSSGSGVDVGILDTGIQSDHCSLSVAGGRNFTADGTAGDYEDRHGHGTHVAGIAGASDNDRGVVGVTPEANLYAVKVLGDDGSGRYSELIAGIDWCMSNDVEIISMSLGGEAESSTLGRAIEAAHSAGHLLLCAAGNEGNDGSDSCAAETMTYPATHEDVVAVTAMDEGDRLASYSSVGSAVDLLAPGTNVTSSTVDNEYAEASGTSMACPFVTGVAALVWETREEDGPGPSDPVRKILGETAETVLGTCAEGDGLVNARAALGDDRATEGADWSSGPVSGIRSLLERFVDLIAGFFEWLLGLFE, encoded by the coding sequence ATGAAACTCAGCCGGCGGCGAGTACTCGGCGGTATCGGTGCCGGCGCTGCGGCCGGGCTGCTCGGCGTTCCCGCGGCCGCCGCGGAGTCCGAAACCGACACCGAGCGGGTGTTCGTCCACCCCGAGACGGGCTTGCTCGACGGGCTCGGCGATCTCTTCGCTCTCATCGATGCCGTCGGTGGCACGACGGTCCTCGAGTTCGACAACTTCGAGTTCGTGGTCGCGGAGGTCCCGTCAACCGGGCTGGCGGAACTGCGGCGCGACCGCCGCGTGGCGTCCGTCGAGGACGACGACGAGACGGGGATTCCAGGAGACTGGTCGCCGTCCCTGTCGGACATCTTCGATCCCCCCGGCGGCTCGGACTGTTCTACCCATCCCGATCAGCGACCGTCGTGGGGGGTGGAACGCATCGGTGCCCACGACGTCGACTCGTCCGGGTCGGGCGTCGACGTCGGGATTCTGGACACGGGAATCCAGTCGGATCACTGCAGTCTGTCGGTCGCCGGCGGTCGGAACTTCACCGCCGACGGGACGGCCGGCGACTACGAGGACCGCCACGGCCACGGGACGCACGTCGCCGGGATCGCCGGCGCGTCGGACAACGACCGCGGCGTCGTCGGCGTCACTCCCGAGGCGAATCTGTACGCCGTGAAGGTGCTCGGCGACGACGGCTCCGGCCGGTACAGCGAACTGATCGCCGGGATCGACTGGTGCATGTCTAACGACGTGGAGATCATCTCGATGAGCCTCGGCGGCGAGGCCGAGAGTTCCACGCTCGGCAGGGCGATCGAGGCCGCGCACTCGGCGGGGCACCTCCTGCTCTGTGCGGCCGGGAACGAGGGGAACGACGGAAGTGACTCGTGTGCCGCGGAGACGATGACCTATCCCGCGACCCACGAGGACGTCGTCGCGGTCACCGCGATGGACGAGGGCGACCGACTGGCGTCCTACAGCAGCGTCGGGTCGGCCGTCGACCTGCTGGCCCCGGGGACGAACGTCACCTCGAGCACCGTCGACAACGAGTACGCCGAGGCGAGCGGCACGAGTATGGCGTGTCCGTTCGTCACCGGCGTCGCGGCGCTCGTCTGGGAGACTCGCGAAGAGGATGGTCCGGGACCGAGCGATCCGGTCCGGAAGATCCTCGGCGAGACGGCGGAGACGGTGCTCGGAACCTGTGCGGAAGGAGACGGACTCGTAAACGCCCGAGCGGCCCTCGGCGATGATCGCGCGACGGAGGGTGCGGACTGGAGCAGCGGTCCCGTCAGCGGAATTCGGTCGCTCCTCGAGCGGTTCGTGGATCTGATCGCGGGCTTCTTCGAGTGGCTCCTGGGGCTGTTCGAGTGA
- a CDS encoding pyridoxal-phosphate-dependent aminotransferase family protein: MTKKREYKDDYPDKTLYIPGPTEVREDVIEAMAEPMFGHRMDRMTDLYTTIVEDTKEFLGTDNEVVILTGSGTEFWEASTLNLVDENILVPTCGSFSERHANVAERLGKDVDRLEYEWGEAIKPADIRETLEESDKHYDVVATVMNESSTGVRNPIEEIGDVVAEYPDTYFVVDAVSSLGGDYVDIDEHNIDVIFASSQKAFAMPPGLAICVVSDDAYERELEKDSASWYGGFQRTIDYYERKGQTHSTPAIPIMLAYRKQMKYMLEEGHDARDERHREMAEYTREWAREHFDMFPEEGYESQTVSCIENTQGIDVAATIEEVSERTDMVFSNGYGSTLGEETFRIGHMGEHDLESIKELTDAIEDVAGL; the protein is encoded by the coding sequence GTGACCAAGAAACGCGAATACAAGGACGATTATCCCGACAAGACGCTGTATATTCCGGGTCCGACCGAGGTACGCGAGGACGTCATCGAGGCGATGGCCGAACCGATGTTCGGTCACCGCATGGACCGAATGACGGACCTTTACACGACCATCGTCGAGGACACGAAGGAGTTCCTCGGCACCGACAACGAGGTCGTCATCCTGACCGGTTCGGGCACGGAGTTCTGGGAGGCTTCGACGCTCAACCTCGTCGACGAGAACATCCTCGTCCCGACCTGTGGCAGCTTCAGCGAGCGCCACGCCAACGTTGCCGAGCGGTTGGGCAAGGACGTCGACCGGCTCGAGTACGAGTGGGGAGAGGCGATCAAACCGGCGGACATCCGCGAGACGCTCGAGGAGAGCGACAAACACTACGACGTCGTCGCGACCGTCATGAACGAGTCCTCGACGGGCGTGCGAAACCCGATCGAGGAGATCGGTGACGTCGTCGCCGAGTATCCGGACACCTACTTCGTCGTCGACGCCGTCTCCTCGCTGGGCGGGGACTACGTCGACATCGACGAGCATAACATCGACGTCATCTTCGCCTCGAGCCAGAAGGCGTTCGCGATGCCGCCGGGACTTGCGATCTGCGTCGTCAGCGACGACGCCTACGAGCGCGAACTCGAGAAGGACTCGGCGTCGTGGTACGGCGGTTTCCAGCGCACGATCGACTACTACGAGCGGAAGGGCCAGACCCACTCCACGCCGGCGATCCCGATCATGCTGGCCTACCGCAAACAGATGAAGTACATGCTCGAGGAGGGCCACGACGCCCGGGACGAGCGCCACCGCGAGATGGCCGAGTACACCCGCGAGTGGGCCCGCGAGCACTTCGACATGTTCCCCGAAGAGGGGTACGAATCCCAGACCGTGAGCTGTATCGAGAACACGCAGGGGATCGACGTCGCGGCGACGATCGAGGAGGTCTCCGAACGGACCGACATGGTCTTCTCGAACGGCTACGGCTCCACGCTGGGTGAGGAGACGTTCCGCATCGGCCACATGGGCGAACACGACCTCGAGTCCATCAAGGAGCTGACCGACGCTATCGAGGACGTCGCCGGACTGTAG
- a CDS encoding plastocyanin/azurin family copper-binding protein — protein sequence MLFAGCLDENSADGDLDSSTGDGSGDEGPQANSDSADDGDSASDGDASADDDDAEADADTGTEDPDDDADEEPDPVETDRAFEIEPGTEIRFRSDAITWVGTSPSAIENVANPTIALTEGARYAIRWTDAEGAVHDIAIYDDEETVVDDLETPITDDPGDEQVLEFDASSEMAEYVCRPHYTAGMSGAIEIRSGGTDSSE from the coding sequence GTGCTATTCGCCGGCTGTCTGGACGAGAACTCGGCTGACGGTGATCTCGACTCGTCGACCGGCGACGGGAGCGGTGACGAGGGCCCGCAGGCTAACAGCGACTCGGCGGATGACGGCGATTCCGCGTCGGACGGCGACGCATCAGCAGACGATGACGACGCCGAAGCGGATGCGGACACCGGTACCGAGGACCCGGACGACGACGCTGACGAGGAGCCCGATCCGGTCGAGACCGATCGCGCGTTCGAGATCGAACCGGGAACGGAGATCCGGTTTCGATCCGACGCCATCACGTGGGTCGGTACGAGTCCGTCGGCGATCGAAAACGTGGCGAACCCGACGATCGCGCTCACCGAGGGCGCACGGTACGCGATCCGCTGGACCGACGCCGAGGGCGCGGTCCACGACATCGCGATCTATGACGACGAGGAGACCGTCGTCGACGACCTCGAGACGCCGATTACCGACGATCCCGGCGACGAGCAGGTCCTCGAGTTCGACGCCTCGAGCGAAATGGCCGAATACGTCTGTCGCCCGCACTATACGGCCGGGATGAGCGGTGCTATCGAAATTCGGAGCGGCGGCACCGACTCGAGCGAGTGA
- a CDS encoding plastocyanin/azurin family copper-binding protein, whose amino-acid sequence MARDNPVSRRTALKITGAAASTALVAGCSSDDGNGNGNGNGNGNGNGGGASEYEAEAGDEIMFSGQTSEWEGVSPDAIAGSSNPTLILSEGEEYTIGWTEGNGQPHNIEIRDDSGSVVGDHSTEQTSEEEPSDQTLTFTASSEMAQYVCQPHSSQMVGDITVE is encoded by the coding sequence ATGGCACGAGATAACCCGGTTTCACGGCGGACAGCGTTGAAGATCACTGGTGCGGCAGCGTCGACGGCGCTCGTCGCCGGTTGTAGCAGCGACGATGGGAACGGAAACGGTAACGGCAACGGGAACGGGAACGGAAACGGCGGCGGCGCGAGCGAGTACGAGGCCGAAGCCGGCGACGAGATCATGTTCAGCGGTCAGACCTCCGAATGGGAAGGCGTCAGTCCGGACGCGATCGCGGGCTCGTCGAACCCGACGCTCATCCTCTCGGAAGGCGAAGAGTACACGATCGGCTGGACCGAGGGCAACGGCCAGCCACACAACATCGAGATCCGCGACGACAGCGGTAGCGTCGTCGGCGACCACTCGACCGAGCAGACGTCCGAGGAGGAGCCGTCGGACCAGACGCTGACCTTCACGGCGAGCAGTGAGATGGCTCAGTACGTCTGCCAGCCCCACTCCTCGCAGATGGTCGGCGACATTACGGTCGAATAA
- a CDS encoding MFS transporter, with translation MHSSDRDRVVLAALVFAVLFSQVLLYPGVATLVETLGADATTSAFAATPLDASMWFLVAEFAAYVAFVGVWGVASDATGRRTPFIVVGALAGAAGYAALAAVPTIGSIPFEGVLLLRVLQGAMTIGAFSLTMTMLMDLEGGHGRNMGAAGIAIGLGAALGAPVGGQLTALDPIAPLVVAAGLLVCVGGLVSLVEDRTPDGNRSARALVDGIRRRPTLSIPYAFGFVDRLTAGFFALVGTLYFQETFGLDAGATGLLLACFFAPFALLQYPMGALSDRIGRTVPIVVGSVCYGGGILLVGASPSVPTAAIAMAGVGVLGALVAPATMALVTDLAAESERGVAMAGFNVAGSLGFLGGFLIGGTVAGTYGYDLAFLVVGGLEIAIAVVTVPVFLRLSLEPTDRFRSGDRENA, from the coding sequence GTGCACTCGAGTGACCGCGATCGGGTCGTCCTCGCCGCCCTGGTCTTCGCGGTGTTGTTCTCGCAAGTGCTGCTCTATCCGGGCGTCGCGACGCTCGTCGAGACGCTGGGTGCCGACGCGACGACGTCGGCGTTCGCGGCGACCCCGCTCGACGCGAGCATGTGGTTTCTGGTCGCCGAGTTCGCCGCCTACGTCGCGTTCGTTGGCGTCTGGGGCGTCGCGAGCGACGCGACCGGTCGGCGGACGCCCTTTATCGTCGTCGGCGCGCTCGCCGGCGCGGCCGGCTATGCCGCCCTCGCCGCCGTCCCGACGATCGGCTCGATCCCCTTCGAGGGGGTGCTCCTCTTGCGGGTCCTGCAGGGGGCGATGACTATCGGCGCGTTCTCCCTGACGATGACCATGCTGATGGACTTGGAGGGCGGTCACGGTCGGAACATGGGCGCGGCGGGGATCGCCATCGGTCTCGGGGCCGCCCTCGGTGCCCCCGTCGGCGGCCAGCTCACGGCGCTCGATCCGATCGCACCGCTGGTCGTCGCCGCCGGCCTGCTGGTCTGTGTCGGCGGCCTCGTCTCGCTGGTCGAGGACCGGACCCCCGACGGAAACCGGAGCGCTCGAGCGCTCGTGGACGGGATTCGCCGACGGCCGACGCTGTCGATCCCGTACGCGTTCGGCTTCGTCGATCGGCTCACGGCGGGCTTCTTCGCGCTCGTTGGGACCCTCTACTTTCAGGAGACGTTCGGCCTCGACGCCGGGGCGACCGGCCTCCTGCTGGCGTGCTTTTTCGCACCGTTCGCTCTGCTGCAGTATCCCATGGGTGCCCTCTCGGACCGGATCGGTCGGACGGTCCCGATCGTCGTCGGCTCGGTGTGTTACGGCGGCGGGATCCTCCTCGTCGGAGCCTCGCCGTCGGTTCCGACCGCCGCGATCGCGATGGCCGGCGTCGGCGTCCTCGGTGCGCTCGTCGCCCCCGCGACGATGGCGCTGGTCACTGACCTCGCGGCCGAGAGCGAGCGCGGCGTCGCCATGGCCGGGTTCAACGTCGCCGGGAGCCTCGGCTTCCTCGGCGGCTTTCTCATCGGCGGCACCGTCGCCGGCACCTACGGCTACGACCTGGCCTTCCTCGTCGTCGGCGGCCTCGAGATCGCGATCGCCGTCGTCACGGTGCCCGTGTTCCTGCGACTCTCGCTCGAGCCGACCGACCGGTTTCGATCGGGCGACCGCGAGAACGCCTGA
- a CDS encoding DUF6517 family protein gives MTVTRRQLLAGGAAAGTGIVAGCTDFVRDSLSSTPGTVSRAALEETGYGEHTVEEVVVERTVGRFGIERSIEARNWYAEYDRAIALDAVGLTRVQAAVVAVLTTPQVSFLGKTFNPVGEYSTDDLVELIQNRYDRLEDVRTVDEESISILGTETTLARYEASARLISAETTLDVYLELSDPIEHGDDFVICVAVYPQLRGLETESEPVRTMLGALEHE, from the coding sequence ATGACAGTCACGCGTCGGCAACTGCTCGCCGGTGGAGCGGCCGCCGGAACGGGAATCGTCGCCGGCTGTACCGATTTCGTTCGGGACTCGCTTTCGTCGACGCCGGGAACCGTTTCGAGGGCGGCCCTCGAGGAGACCGGCTACGGCGAACACACCGTCGAGGAGGTCGTCGTCGAGCGGACCGTCGGCCGGTTCGGGATCGAGCGCTCGATCGAGGCCCGGAACTGGTACGCCGAGTATGATCGAGCGATCGCGCTCGACGCGGTCGGTCTAACGCGCGTTCAGGCGGCAGTCGTCGCCGTTCTCACCACACCGCAGGTCTCGTTCCTCGGAAAGACGTTCAATCCCGTCGGCGAGTACTCGACGGACGACCTCGTCGAACTGATTCAGAACCGGTACGACCGACTCGAGGACGTCCGAACCGTCGACGAGGAATCGATTTCGATCCTGGGTACCGAAACGACGCTCGCCCGGTACGAGGCGAGTGCGCGGCTGATTTCGGCCGAAACCACGCTCGACGTCTATCTGGAACTCAGCGATCCCATCGAACACGGCGACGATTTCGTGATTTGCGTCGCGGTCTATCCGCAACTGCGGGGTCTCGAGACCGAGTCCGAGCCCGTCCGGACGATGCTCGGGGCGCTCGAGCACGAGTGA
- a CDS encoding DsrE family protein, translating to MQTVFHLIADDPAQRETALTIAENLTKDDSVEIDDIAIVAQAEGIEPLTAGGDGSDMVESLLETGIAVKACGNTLDLKDLAESDLVDGVETVPSGGGELTRLQSEGYAYIRP from the coding sequence GTGCAGACAGTCTTCCACCTCATCGCCGACGACCCGGCACAGCGAGAGACCGCGCTCACCATCGCCGAGAACCTCACGAAGGACGACTCTGTCGAGATCGACGACATCGCCATCGTCGCCCAGGCCGAGGGCATCGAGCCGCTGACGGCCGGCGGCGACGGCAGCGATATGGTCGAATCGCTGCTCGAGACGGGTATCGCGGTCAAAGCCTGCGGAAACACGCTCGACCTGAAGGACCTCGCGGAGTCCGATCTCGTCGACGGCGTCGAGACCGTCCCCTCCGGCGGCGGCGAACTCACCCGCCTGCAGAGCGAGGGCTACGCCTACATTCGACCGTAG